The following are encoded together in the Candidatus Omnitrophota bacterium genome:
- a CDS encoding peptidase MA family metallohydrolase, producing the protein MNIKVLIISAAIFFGFSAAAFSDNNWQEYRCQHFIIYYKDVPQDFLKSVEEMAEYYYQEITKNLGFIRYENWSWDKRAKIYIYNDAQNYIDEGRQAGWSHGSASFSEKIIRTFPTAAGFFDSTLPHELGHIIFREFVGFKADVPLWMDEGIAMYQEKAKRWGVNDFVRKAIEEKRFVSLKELSEMQLNSNTDRDTIDLFYAESASVVYYLITEAGEYKFVNFCRALKEGRRFNDALRSVYMRFKDLEELNKAWVTYLNN; encoded by the coding sequence ATGAACATAAAAGTTTTGATCATCTCGGCCGCGATCTTCTTTGGATTTTCTGCCGCGGCTTTTTCCGATAATAATTGGCAGGAGTACCGTTGCCAGCATTTCATTATTTATTACAAGGATGTTCCGCAGGATTTCTTGAAAAGTGTGGAAGAGATGGCGGAATATTATTATCAGGAGATCACAAAGAATTTAGGATTTATTCGTTATGAAAATTGGTCGTGGGATAAGAGAGCAAAGATTTATATTTATAATGACGCGCAAAACTACATTGATGAGGGAAGGCAAGCCGGCTGGTCGCATGGCTCGGCGTCGTTTAGCGAGAAGATCATCCGCACATTTCCGACAGCTGCCGGATTTTTTGATTCAACTCTTCCGCACGAACTAGGGCATATTATTTTCAGGGAATTTGTTGGTTTTAAAGCCGATGTTCCTTTGTGGATGGATGAGGGGATAGCGATGTATCAAGAAAAAGCGAAGCGTTGGGGCGTTAATGATTTTGTCAGAAAAGCGATCGAAGAAAAAAGATTTGTTTCTTTAAAAGAACTTTCAGAAATGCAGCTAAATTCTAATACGGACCGAGACACGATCGATCTTTTTTATGCTGAGTCGGCGAGCGTTGTTTATTACTTGATCACCGAGGCGGGTGAATATAAATTTGTTAATTTCTGCCGGGCCTTAAAAGAAGGCAGACGTTTTAATGATGCCCTTAGATCTGTTTATATGCGCTTTAAGGATCTGGAAGAGCTAAATAAGGCGTGGGTAACGTATCTTAATAACTAA
- the murC gene encoding UDP-N-acetylmuramate--L-alanine ligase, translating to MKHYHFIGIGGVGMGAIALLLVGKGEKVSGSDLKESPLTLRLRESGAQVFLEHDAKHVQHPDFVIYSSAIDENNPELVAAKQKNIPILKRAQMLAILMKDKRSVTVGGAHGKTTTTSMIANLLINAGLHPTTAVGGIINGTTNNASLGDGEYFVAEVDESDGSFLYFDPFYSVITNIDFEHVDYYHNWENILRAYQEFVMRTQPGGHLFICGEDERLVKILKESGRVFSTYGFSRSHDLAAENIQYGGYSSQFDCFTKDKKIGSVHLKVPGKHNVLNALACIGVGLKLGIDFSLIRKSLDEFSGVQRRMQLKADAGNILVLDDYGHHPTEIAATMEAAKSFGKKRLIVVFQPHRYTRTKFLMEEFVKALGACDHLVLTDIYAASEKPMEGVNSQVLFDKIRSNGRSAVYLKKDEIASYLINFVEPGDLVLTVGAGDIGRISEDFSQKLKTVKKECIHNA from the coding sequence ATGAAACATTACCATTTTATTGGAATTGGCGGCGTTGGAATGGGGGCTATTGCCTTGCTGTTGGTTGGCAAAGGCGAAAAAGTCAGCGGTTCTGACTTAAAGGAAAGCCCACTGACCTTAAGGCTTCGCGAAAGCGGGGCGCAAGTTTTCTTAGAGCACGATGCAAAACATGTGCAACATCCGGATTTTGTCATTTACTCGTCAGCCATTGATGAGAATAATCCGGAGCTTGTCGCCGCGAAGCAGAAGAATATTCCAATTTTAAAACGCGCCCAGATGCTGGCGATCTTAATGAAAGATAAAAGATCTGTTACGGTTGGCGGCGCTCACGGAAAAACGACCACAACATCAATGATCGCTAATTTGCTGATCAATGCAGGGCTGCATCCTACCACGGCTGTCGGCGGAATTATCAACGGAACGACGAATAATGCCAGCCTCGGTGACGGGGAGTATTTTGTGGCCGAGGTTGATGAAAGCGACGGCTCCTTTCTGTATTTTGATCCATTTTATTCCGTGATCACGAACATTGATTTTGAACACGTTGATTATTATCACAATTGGGAAAATATTCTGCGTGCCTATCAAGAGTTTGTGATGCGTACACAGCCCGGCGGCCATCTTTTTATCTGCGGGGAAGATGAGCGCCTGGTGAAGATCTTAAAAGAAAGCGGCCGCGTTTTTTCAACATATGGTTTCTCGCGTTCCCATGATCTGGCCGCTGAAAATATCCAGTATGGCGGATATTCGTCTCAGTTTGATTGTTTTACCAAAGATAAAAAGATCGGTTCTGTGCATCTTAAGGTTCCAGGAAAACATAATGTTTTAAATGCCTTGGCTTGTATCGGTGTAGGGTTAAAGCTTGGAATTGATTTTTCTCTGATTCGAAAAAGCCTCGATGAGTTTAGCGGTGTCCAGCGGCGTATGCAGCTTAAAGCTGATGCTGGCAATATTCTTGTACTGGATGATTATGGGCATCATCCAACCGAAATTGCGGCAACGATGGAAGCCGCAAAGTCTTTTGGAAAAAAACGCCTGATCGTCGTTTTTCAGCCGCATCGCTATACGCGGACTAAATTCCTTATGGAAGAATTTGTTAAAGCATTAGGCGCGTGCGACCATCTCGTATTGACGGATATTTATGCGGCGAGTGAAAAACCCATGGAAGGGGTTAATTCTCAAGTTCTGTTTGATAAAATAAGGTCAAATGGGCGGTCTGCGGTGTATTTGAAAAAGGATGAAATAGCTTCCTATCTTATTAATTTTGTTGAGCCCGGTGACTTGGTCTTAACTGTCGGCGCCGGAGATATCGGGCGTATTTCAGAAGATTTCTCGCAAAAACTTAAAACGGTAAAGAAAGAGTGCATTCATAATGCCTGA